A window from Streptomyces sp. NBC_00299 encodes these proteins:
- a CDS encoding DUF1003 domain-containing protein: MAPEREGTRERVVSGATATTRAPRTRLDQPRPPRRRILPEWDPEAFGRLSERVARFIGTGRFLVWMTIVIIVWVLWNIAAPGDLRFDEYPFIFLTLALSLQASYAAPLILLAQNRQDDRDRVNLEQDRKQNERSIADTEYLTREIAALRIGLGEVATRDWMRSELQDLLKDLDERGNGHRHGGHREHGVFPADRSAGRDVDDR; the protein is encoded by the coding sequence ATGGCTCCTGAGCGCGAGGGCACGCGCGAGCGCGTCGTGTCGGGCGCCACCGCGACCACCAGGGCGCCCCGTACCCGCCTCGACCAACCCCGCCCGCCGCGCCGCCGGATCCTGCCCGAGTGGGATCCGGAGGCCTTCGGACGGCTGTCGGAGCGCGTCGCCCGCTTCATCGGCACCGGACGGTTCCTCGTCTGGATGACGATCGTGATCATCGTGTGGGTGCTGTGGAACATCGCCGCACCCGGCGATCTGCGCTTCGACGAGTACCCGTTCATCTTCCTGACGCTGGCCCTGTCCCTGCAGGCCTCCTACGCCGCCCCGCTGATCCTGCTCGCGCAGAACCGGCAGGACGACCGCGACCGGGTCAACCTGGAGCAGGACCGCAAGCAGAACGAGCGGTCGATCGCCGACACCGAGTACCTGACCCGCGAGATCGCCGCGCTGCGCATCGGCCTGGGCGAGGTGGCCACCCGCGACTGGATGCGCTCGGAATTGCAGGACCTTCTCAAGGACCTGGACGAGCGGGGCAACGGTCACCGGCACGGCGGTCACCGCGAGCACGGGGTATTCCCGGCAGATCGGTCTGCGGGACGTGACGTAGACGACCGCTGA
- a CDS encoding Mrp/NBP35 family ATP-binding protein gives MATEDAVREALATVNDPEINRPITELGMVKSVEIGADGAVAVTVYLTVSGCPMRETITQRVTDAVSAVEGVTRVDVTLDVMSDEQRKELANALRGGTAEREVPFAKPGSLTRVYAVASGKGGVGKSSVTVNLAAAMAADGLKVGVVDADIYGHSVPRMLGADGRPTQVENMIMPPSANGVKVISIGMFTPGNAPVVWRGPMLHRALQQFLADVYWGDLDVLLLDLPPGTGDIAISVAQLVPNAEILVVTTPQQAAAEVAERAGSIAIQTHQKIVGVVENMSGLPCPHCDEMVDVFGTGGGQTVAEGLTRTTGTNVPVLGSIPIDVRLREGGDEGKPVVLTDPDSPAGSALRAIAGKLGGRQRGLSGLSLGITPKNKF, from the coding sequence ATGGCTACGGAAGACGCGGTGCGCGAAGCGCTGGCGACGGTGAACGACCCCGAGATCAACCGCCCCATCACCGAACTGGGGATGGTCAAGTCGGTGGAGATCGGTGCGGACGGTGCGGTCGCGGTCACCGTGTACCTGACCGTCTCCGGCTGCCCGATGCGCGAGACGATCACCCAGCGCGTGACGGACGCCGTCTCCGCGGTCGAGGGGGTCACCCGCGTCGACGTCACGCTCGACGTCATGAGCGACGAGCAGCGCAAGGAGCTGGCGAACGCCCTGCGCGGCGGCACCGCCGAGCGCGAGGTCCCCTTCGCCAAGCCCGGCTCGCTGACCCGCGTGTACGCGGTCGCGTCCGGCAAGGGCGGCGTCGGCAAGTCGTCCGTGACGGTCAACCTGGCGGCGGCGATGGCGGCCGACGGCCTCAAGGTGGGCGTCGTCGACGCCGACATCTACGGCCACAGCGTGCCGCGCATGCTGGGCGCCGACGGGCGTCCGACCCAGGTCGAGAACATGATCATGCCGCCGTCGGCGAATGGCGTGAAGGTCATCTCCATCGGCATGTTCACGCCGGGCAACGCCCCGGTGGTCTGGCGCGGCCCGATGCTGCACCGCGCGCTCCAGCAGTTCCTGGCGGACGTGTACTGGGGCGACCTGGACGTCCTGCTGCTCGACCTGCCGCCGGGCACGGGCGACATCGCGATCTCGGTGGCCCAGCTGGTCCCGAACGCGGAGATCCTCGTCGTCACCACGCCTCAGCAGGCCGCCGCCGAGGTCGCCGAGCGGGCCGGCTCCATCGCCATCCAGACCCACCAGAAGATCGTCGGCGTGGTCGAGAACATGTCGGGCCTGCCCTGCCCGCACTGCGACGAGATGGTCGACGTCTTCGGCACGGGCGGCGGCCAGACGGTCGCCGAGGGCCTCACCCGCACGACGGGCACCAACGTCCCGGTCCTCGGCAGCATCCCCATCGACGTCCGCCTGCGCGAGGGCGGCGACGAGGGCAAACCGGTGGTCCTGACGGACCCGGACTCCCCGGCGGGCTCGGCGCTGCGCGCGATCGCGGGGAAGCTGGGAGGCCGCCAGCGGGGCCTTTCGGGCCTGTCCCTCGGGATCACCCCGAAGAACAAGTTCTGA
- a CDS encoding MFS transporter, with protein MDPFDAGAGSILRQPRAVWATAGASVVAFMGIGLVDPILPSIAGGLHATAGQVSLLFTSYFLITAVAMLVTGYVSSRIGGRKTLLLGLAFVIVFAGLAGTSGSVGELVGFRAGWGLGNALFVSTALAVIVGAAAGGSAAAILLYESALGLGMACGPLLGALLGDASWRYPFFGTAALMAVGFLCIAAFLKEQPKPARKTSLLDPIRALGHGGLASAAVSAFFYNYTFFTVLAFTPFVLNMSPYRSGAVFFAWGLLLAVFSVIVAPRLQKRFGSLKVLGGSLVLLAVDVLVLGYGDHTTAVVCTILSGAFIGVNNTVYTELALGVSDAPRPVASAGYNFVRWFAAAAAPYFAPRIEEWTGSLRVPFVVAAVTAVLGSLVVVVRRKSLAHEAEELAPAHATEDSVTVFAN; from the coding sequence ATGGACCCCTTCGACGCGGGAGCGGGCAGCATCCTGCGGCAGCCGAGGGCCGTGTGGGCGACCGCCGGCGCATCCGTCGTGGCCTTCATGGGCATCGGGCTCGTCGACCCGATCCTGCCGTCCATCGCCGGCGGGCTGCACGCGACGGCCGGCCAGGTCTCCCTGCTCTTCACCTCGTACTTCCTCATCACCGCCGTGGCGATGCTGGTCACCGGATACGTCTCCAGCCGCATCGGCGGACGCAAGACCCTACTGCTCGGCCTCGCGTTCGTGATCGTCTTCGCCGGGCTCGCGGGCACGTCCGGATCGGTCGGCGAGCTGGTCGGATTCCGGGCGGGCTGGGGGCTCGGCAACGCGCTCTTCGTCTCCACGGCCCTCGCCGTCATCGTCGGCGCGGCAGCCGGCGGCAGCGCGGCGGCGATCCTGCTCTACGAGTCCGCCCTCGGCCTCGGCATGGCGTGCGGGCCGCTGCTGGGCGCGCTGCTCGGGGACGCCAGCTGGCGCTACCCGTTCTTCGGTACGGCCGCGCTGATGGCGGTGGGCTTCCTGTGCATCGCGGCGTTCCTGAAGGAGCAGCCGAAGCCGGCCCGCAAGACCTCACTGCTGGACCCGATCAGGGCCCTCGGCCACGGCGGCCTCGCCTCTGCGGCGGTCTCGGCGTTCTTCTACAACTACACGTTCTTCACCGTGCTGGCCTTCACACCGTTCGTGCTGAACATGAGCCCCTACCGGTCGGGCGCGGTGTTCTTCGCCTGGGGTCTGCTGCTCGCCGTGTTCTCGGTGATCGTGGCGCCGCGCCTGCAGAAGCGGTTCGGCTCACTGAAGGTCCTCGGCGGCTCACTGGTGCTGCTGGCCGTGGACGTGCTCGTCCTCGGCTACGGCGACCACACCACCGCCGTCGTCTGCACGATCCTGTCCGGCGCGTTCATCGGCGTGAACAACACCGTCTACACGGAGCTGGCTCTCGGCGTCTCCGACGCGCCTCGCCCCGTGGCGAGCGCGGGCTACAACTTCGTGCGGTGGTTCGCGGCGGCTGCCGCGCCCTACTTCGCGCCCAGGATCGAGGAGTGGACCGGCAGCCTCCGCGTCCCGTTCGTGGTGGCGGCCGTCACAGCCGTACTGGGCTCGCTCGTGGTCGTCGTACGGCGGAAGTCACTGGCGCACGAAGCCGAGGAGCTGGCGCCGGCGCACGCCACCGAGGACAGCGTGACCGTGTTCGCCAACTGA
- a CDS encoding suppressor of fused domain protein, with protein sequence MADVLPLVEARLRSALGEPDARAAVTFLGTDRMEVLRFQEGDLVRYATLGMSAHPMNDPTAMVADPVKGPRAELVLSVRSGLADTDKVLRPLAVLAASPQVEGVIVAPGASLDVGEPLWPKAPFTSVLVAEPGGLVEDLELDEPADPVHFLPLLPMTPNEAAWKRVHGAQALQERWLTNGTDLRDPARTSVPLD encoded by the coding sequence ATGGCTGATGTTCTCCCTCTGGTCGAGGCCCGGTTGCGCTCCGCGCTGGGCGAACCGGACGCACGCGCGGCGGTCACCTTTCTCGGTACGGACCGCATGGAGGTGCTCCGTTTCCAGGAGGGTGACCTCGTGCGCTACGCCACACTCGGCATGTCCGCGCACCCCATGAACGACCCCACCGCGATGGTCGCCGACCCGGTCAAGGGCCCCCGCGCCGAACTGGTGCTCTCGGTCCGCTCCGGTCTCGCCGACACCGACAAGGTGCTCCGCCCGCTGGCCGTGCTCGCCGCGTCCCCGCAGGTGGAGGGTGTGATCGTGGCCCCGGGTGCCTCGCTGGACGTCGGTGAACCGCTGTGGCCCAAAGCCCCGTTCACCTCGGTCCTGGTGGCCGAGCCCGGCGGCCTGGTCGAGGACCTCGAACTCGATGAGCCGGCCGACCCCGTGCACTTCCTGCCGCTGCTCCCGATGACCCCGAACGAGGCCGCGTGGAAGCGCGTGCACGGCGCGCAGGCCCTTCAGGAGCGCTGGCTGACGAACGGGACGGACCTCCGGGATCCCGCCCGAACGTCCGTCCCGCTGGACTGA
- a CDS encoding magnesium transporter MgtE N-terminal domain-containing protein, with protein MAAGAPRIFVSHLADVAAFDPNGDHVGRVRDLVVMLRVGRRPPRVLGLVVELSTRRRIFLPMTRVTSIESGQVITTGVLNVRRFEQRPTERLVFGELLDRRVTLVETGEEVTVLDLSVGQLPARRDWEIDKVFVRKGGRSGAFRRARGESLTVEWSAVTGFTLEEKGQGAESLLATFEQLRPADLANVLHHLSPKRRAEVAAALDDDRLADVLEELPEDDQIEILGKLKEERAADVLEAMDPDDAADLLGELPEDDQERLLSLMQPADAADMRRLMAYEEHTAGGLMTTEPVILRPDATVADALARVRNPDLSPALAAQVYVCRPPDETPTGKYLGTVHFQRLLRDPPYTLVSSMVDEALEALDPDAELPVVAGFFATYDMVAAPVVDESGSLLGVVTVDDVLDHMLPDDWRETEFHLDEGAGEGVTAHGS; from the coding sequence ATGGCAGCCGGCGCTCCCCGGATCTTCGTCTCGCACCTCGCCGACGTCGCCGCGTTCGACCCGAACGGCGACCACGTGGGCCGGGTCCGCGATCTGGTCGTCATGCTGCGGGTCGGCCGGCGCCCGCCACGCGTGCTCGGCCTGGTCGTCGAACTCTCCACCCGGCGCCGCATCTTCCTGCCCATGACCCGCGTCACCAGCATCGAGTCCGGCCAGGTCATCACCACAGGCGTGCTCAACGTCCGACGCTTCGAGCAGCGTCCCACCGAGCGCCTCGTCTTCGGCGAGCTGCTCGACCGGCGCGTCACCCTCGTCGAGACCGGCGAGGAGGTCACCGTCCTCGATCTGTCGGTCGGGCAGCTGCCGGCCCGCCGCGACTGGGAGATCGACAAGGTGTTCGTCCGCAAGGGCGGCCGCAGCGGTGCCTTCCGGCGGGCCAGGGGCGAGTCGCTGACCGTCGAGTGGTCCGCCGTCACCGGCTTCACCCTGGAGGAGAAGGGACAGGGCGCCGAGAGCCTCCTGGCCACCTTCGAGCAGCTGCGCCCCGCCGACCTCGCCAACGTCCTGCACCACCTCTCCCCCAAGCGCCGTGCCGAGGTCGCCGCGGCCCTCGACGACGACCGCCTTGCCGACGTCCTCGAAGAGCTCCCCGAGGACGACCAGATCGAGATCCTCGGCAAGCTGAAGGAGGAACGTGCCGCCGACGTCCTGGAGGCCATGGACCCGGACGACGCGGCCGACCTGCTCGGTGAGCTCCCGGAGGACGACCAGGAGCGGCTGCTGAGCCTGATGCAGCCCGCGGACGCGGCGGACATGCGCCGACTGATGGCGTACGAGGAGCACACGGCCGGCGGTCTGATGACGACCGAGCCGGTCATCCTGCGCCCCGACGCCACCGTCGCCGACGCCCTGGCCCGGGTCCGCAACCCCGACCTGTCCCCCGCCCTGGCCGCCCAGGTCTACGTCTGCCGACCGCCCGACGAGACCCCGACCGGCAAGTACCTCGGCACGGTCCACTTCCAGCGGCTGCTGCGCGACCCGCCGTACACGCTGGTCAGCTCGATGGTCGACGAGGCTCTGGAGGCCCTGGACCCGGACGCGGAGCTGCCGGTCGTCGCCGGGTTCTTCGCGACGTACGACATGGTCGCGGCGCCCGTCGTCGACGAGTCCGGGTCGCTGCTGGGCGTGGTGACCGTGGACGACGTACTGGACCACATGCTGCCCGACGACTGGCGCGAGACGGAGTTCCACCTGGATGAGGGCGCGGGCGAGGGGGTGACGGCGCATGGCTCCTGA
- a CDS encoding magnesium and cobalt transport protein CorA, with the protein MSMIRDLRAVVRPSRVSLRKDSGAYDTTRDPATPSAVVDCAVYRNGARVETPQPLTPHEAMRRVRRDGGFVWIGLHEPTEAEFAGIASEFGLHPLAVEDAVQAHQRPKLERYDDSLFTVFKTIHYVEHDELTANSEVVETGEVMCFTGRDFFITVRHGGQGSLRALRHRLQDDPELLAKGPSAVLHAIADHVVDGYIAVADAVQDDIDEVETEVFSPGRKGSPRGTDAGRIYQLKREVLEFKRAVSPLLRPMQLLSERPMRLIDPDIQKYFRDVADHVARVHEQVIGFDELLNSILQANLAQASVAQNEDMRKITSWAAIIAVPTMVCGVYGMNFDYMPETHWKYGYPVIMSVTVAICLGIHRTLKRNGWL; encoded by the coding sequence ATGTCGATGATCCGCGACCTGCGTGCCGTGGTCCGCCCGTCCCGCGTCTCGCTGCGCAAGGACAGTGGCGCGTACGACACCACCCGCGACCCTGCGACACCCTCCGCCGTCGTCGACTGCGCCGTCTACCGCAACGGCGCCCGCGTCGAGACCCCGCAGCCGCTGACCCCGCACGAAGCGATGCGCCGGGTGCGGCGGGACGGAGGGTTCGTGTGGATCGGGCTGCACGAGCCGACCGAGGCCGAATTCGCCGGAATCGCCAGTGAGTTCGGGCTGCACCCGCTGGCCGTCGAGGACGCCGTGCAGGCGCACCAGCGGCCCAAGCTGGAGCGCTACGACGACTCCCTGTTCACCGTCTTCAAGACCATCCACTACGTCGAGCACGACGAACTCACCGCGAACAGCGAGGTCGTCGAGACCGGCGAGGTCATGTGCTTCACCGGCCGGGACTTCTTCATCACCGTCCGGCACGGCGGGCAGGGCTCGCTGCGGGCGCTGCGGCACCGGCTGCAGGACGACCCCGAGCTGCTCGCCAAGGGCCCGTCGGCCGTGCTGCACGCGATCGCCGACCATGTCGTCGACGGGTACATCGCCGTCGCCGACGCCGTGCAGGACGACATCGACGAGGTGGAGACCGAGGTCTTCTCGCCCGGGCGCAAGGGCTCCCCGCGCGGCACGGACGCGGGGCGGATCTACCAACTCAAGCGCGAGGTCCTCGAGTTCAAGCGCGCGGTGTCGCCGCTGCTGCGGCCCATGCAGCTGCTGAGCGAGCGGCCGATGCGGCTGATCGACCCGGACATCCAGAAGTACTTCCGGGACGTCGCCGACCACGTCGCGCGCGTGCACGAGCAGGTCATCGGCTTCGACGAGCTCCTCAACTCGATCCTCCAGGCCAACCTCGCGCAGGCGTCCGTGGCGCAGAACGAGGACATGCGGAAGATCACGTCGTGGGCCGCGATCATCGCCGTACCCACGATGGTGTGCGGGGTGTACGGCATGAACTTCGACTACATGCCGGAGACGCACTGGAAGTACGGCTACCCCGTGATCATGAGCGTCACGGTGGCCATCTGCCTGGGCATCCACCGCACGCTGAAGCGGAACGGCTGGCTCTGA
- a CDS encoding DUF6758 family protein, which translates to MRGEPSCPKCGGRVRAPGLFADTWQCDVHGTVHPVQPVIPPSVDALGVVVHRTHVPVWMPWPLPIGWLFTGVASAGDDRSGGRATAVACSGPGPLGGMGELILVAEELGVGLGARYAGIDGPDPGPYINVEKPSQAKVLAAGRPTPLWHVSGAPDDRAVFAGEALGMWLWAVVWPEQSGLLMYDELVLTDLRDAGAEVELVPCGALSPRLLEP; encoded by the coding sequence ATGAGGGGCGAACCCAGTTGCCCGAAGTGTGGTGGCCGGGTCAGGGCTCCCGGACTCTTCGCCGACACCTGGCAGTGCGATGTGCACGGCACCGTGCACCCGGTGCAGCCCGTGATCCCGCCCAGCGTCGATGCCCTCGGCGTGGTCGTGCATCGCACCCATGTGCCGGTGTGGATGCCGTGGCCGCTGCCGATCGGCTGGCTGTTCACCGGCGTCGCCAGCGCGGGCGACGACCGCAGTGGCGGCCGCGCGACCGCCGTGGCCTGCTCCGGACCGGGTCCGCTCGGCGGCATGGGTGAACTGATCCTGGTCGCAGAGGAACTGGGCGTCGGTCTCGGTGCGCGCTACGCGGGCATCGACGGCCCGGACCCGGGGCCGTACATCAACGTCGAGAAGCCGTCCCAGGCCAAGGTCCTCGCCGCCGGCCGCCCGACCCCGCTGTGGCACGTCTCCGGCGCCCCCGACGACCGTGCCGTCTTCGCCGGCGAGGCCCTCGGGATGTGGCTGTGGGCCGTCGTGTGGCCCGAGCAGTCGGGGTTGCTCATGTACGACGAGCTGGTGCTGACGGATCTACGGGATGCCGGGGCCGAGGTGGAACTGGTGCCTTGCGGGGCGTTGTCGCCGCGCCTGCTCGAGCCGTAG